Proteins encoded in a region of the Dendropsophus ebraccatus isolate aDenEbr1 chromosome 11, aDenEbr1.pat, whole genome shotgun sequence genome:
- the KCNJ15 gene encoding ATP-sensitive inward rectifier potassium channel 15 isoform X2, producing the protein MDISHTDMSSYSLVGSDVQTETKPDRPRVISKTGHSNVKIDKVDGVFFLYLQDLWTTVIDMKWRYKLTLFAATFFLTWCFFGAIYFVIAFVHGDVRRDPTSNHTPCVMNVDSFTGAFLFSLESQTTIGYGFRFITEECPVAIILLVVQLVLTTLIEIFITGTFLAKIARPKKRAETIKFSNKAVITKHNGKMCLVVQVANMRKSLLIQCQLYGKLFHTYETKEGEKILLKQANMSFHVDSSSESPFLILPLTFYHVLDENSPLRDLTPENIKTKEFELVVLLNATVESTSTVCQSRTSYLPDEIYWGYEFVPVVSLSPQGKYVADFSNFDKIRKNVEIQKIYFTNFEKQRLEEELRQQEQRERHTFTVMSVQSDV; encoded by the coding sequence ATGGACATCAGCCACACAGATATGTCCAGCTACTCGCTGGTAGGTAGTGACGTTCAAACTGAAACAAAGCCGGACAGACCTAGGGTCATATCGAAAACTGGACACAGTAATGTGAAAATTGACAAAGTGGATGGAGTCTTTTTTCTGTACCTTCAAGACTTATGGACAACTGTGATTGACATGAAGTGGCGGTATAAACTAACTTTGTTTGCTGCAACCTTTTTCCTGACATGGTGTTTCTTTGGAGCCATTTACTTCGTCATAGCCTTTGTCCATGGAGATGTACGTAGAGACCCAACTTCCAACCATACTCCTTGTGTAATGAACGTTGACTCCTTTACTGGAGCCTTCTTGTTCTCCCTAGAGTCACAGACCACAATTGGCTATGGTTTCCGATTCATTACAGAGGAATGCCCAGTGGCCATCATTTTGCTTGTGGTGCAGTTGGTGCTAACCACTTTGATTGAAATTTTTATCACGGGTACTTTCCTTGCCAAAATTGCCAGACCTAAAAAACGAGCAGAGACTATAAAGTTTAGTAATAAAGCAGTCATTACAAAACATAATGGGAAGATGTGCTTAGTAGTACAGGTGGCAAACATGAGGAAGAGTCTTCTAATACAATGTCAACTCTATGGGAAGCTTTTTCATACATATGAAACTAAAGAAGGGGAGAAGATCCTACTCAAGCAAGCCAACATGAGTTTCCATGTGGATTCTTCTTCCGAAAGTCCCTTTTTAATATTACCATTAACTTTCTACCATGTTCTTGATGAGAATAGCCCACTAAGGGATCTCACTCCCGAAAACATAAAGACAAAAGAATTCGAACTTGTTGTTCTTCTCAATGCCACAGTGGAGTCGACAAGCACAGTCTGTCAGAGCCGAACATCATACCTTCCTGATGAGATCTACTGGGGTTACGAATTTGTTCCTGTTGTTTCTTTGTCTCCTCAAGGGAAATATGTAGCAGATTTCAGTAACTTTGATAAAATCAGGAAAAACGTGGAGATCCAAAAAATATACTTTACAAATTTCGAGAAGCAGAGGTTGGAGGAGGAGTTGAGGCAGCaagaacagagagagagacacacttTTACAGTGATGTCAGTACAAAGTGATGTTTGA
- the KCNJ15 gene encoding ATP-sensitive inward rectifier potassium channel 15 isoform X1, with protein MLLTDPEVTMDISHTDMSSYSLVGSDVQTETKPDRPRVISKTGHSNVKIDKVDGVFFLYLQDLWTTVIDMKWRYKLTLFAATFFLTWCFFGAIYFVIAFVHGDVRRDPTSNHTPCVMNVDSFTGAFLFSLESQTTIGYGFRFITEECPVAIILLVVQLVLTTLIEIFITGTFLAKIARPKKRAETIKFSNKAVITKHNGKMCLVVQVANMRKSLLIQCQLYGKLFHTYETKEGEKILLKQANMSFHVDSSSESPFLILPLTFYHVLDENSPLRDLTPENIKTKEFELVVLLNATVESTSTVCQSRTSYLPDEIYWGYEFVPVVSLSPQGKYVADFSNFDKIRKNVEIQKIYFTNFEKQRLEEELRQQEQRERHTFTVMSVQSDV; from the coding sequence GACTGATCCGGAAGTGACCATGGACATCAGCCACACAGATATGTCCAGCTACTCGCTGGTAGGTAGTGACGTTCAAACTGAAACAAAGCCGGACAGACCTAGGGTCATATCGAAAACTGGACACAGTAATGTGAAAATTGACAAAGTGGATGGAGTCTTTTTTCTGTACCTTCAAGACTTATGGACAACTGTGATTGACATGAAGTGGCGGTATAAACTAACTTTGTTTGCTGCAACCTTTTTCCTGACATGGTGTTTCTTTGGAGCCATTTACTTCGTCATAGCCTTTGTCCATGGAGATGTACGTAGAGACCCAACTTCCAACCATACTCCTTGTGTAATGAACGTTGACTCCTTTACTGGAGCCTTCTTGTTCTCCCTAGAGTCACAGACCACAATTGGCTATGGTTTCCGATTCATTACAGAGGAATGCCCAGTGGCCATCATTTTGCTTGTGGTGCAGTTGGTGCTAACCACTTTGATTGAAATTTTTATCACGGGTACTTTCCTTGCCAAAATTGCCAGACCTAAAAAACGAGCAGAGACTATAAAGTTTAGTAATAAAGCAGTCATTACAAAACATAATGGGAAGATGTGCTTAGTAGTACAGGTGGCAAACATGAGGAAGAGTCTTCTAATACAATGTCAACTCTATGGGAAGCTTTTTCATACATATGAAACTAAAGAAGGGGAGAAGATCCTACTCAAGCAAGCCAACATGAGTTTCCATGTGGATTCTTCTTCCGAAAGTCCCTTTTTAATATTACCATTAACTTTCTACCATGTTCTTGATGAGAATAGCCCACTAAGGGATCTCACTCCCGAAAACATAAAGACAAAAGAATTCGAACTTGTTGTTCTTCTCAATGCCACAGTGGAGTCGACAAGCACAGTCTGTCAGAGCCGAACATCATACCTTCCTGATGAGATCTACTGGGGTTACGAATTTGTTCCTGTTGTTTCTTTGTCTCCTCAAGGGAAATATGTAGCAGATTTCAGTAACTTTGATAAAATCAGGAAAAACGTGGAGATCCAAAAAATATACTTTACAAATTTCGAGAAGCAGAGGTTGGAGGAGGAGTTGAGGCAGCaagaacagagagagagacacacttTTACAGTGATGTCAGTACAAAGTGATGTTTGA